The region TGAATATCCTGACTCCAGGTGCCAGTACCAACAATAATAAGGTTATCAGGATCTTTGCTACGGATAGTGTCAGTCACTTCCAGCGCATAAGGTCGAATTTGCCCGTTCCACGTCACACCACCGTTAGGTTCATTGGCAATTTCATAAATCACGTTCGGCGAGCTGCCATACAGCCCTGCCATTTCAGCAAAGAAGGTTTTTGCCTGAGTTTTATAAGTATTGGGGTCGTTATCCGACAGGATGTGCCAGTCGATGATGATATAGACGCCAAGGCTTTGCGCCGCTGCAACCGCTTCTTTGACCTTATTGGCGATGGACGGGTTAGCGATATAACCATTTTCTGCTGTGTACATGGCGACGCGGAACACGTTAATCCCCCAGTCATCACGCAGCCACTTCATCGAATCTTTGTTGACGTAGTCACCAAACCACTGCAACCCGTGTGAACTGATCCCTCTGAGTTGCACCCGCTTTCCCTGTTCATCCACCAGTCGCCCATTTTCGATGGACAACTGGCCATGCGTTTCCACCGGGGTGGCGGATAATGCGGAGAAACTGAGCGACATGCCCAGCACCGTTGTCACTACACCGAGCGTCAATTTCCTGACGATTTGCTTCCTTCTGAGCCACATATTCCTTATCTCCATTGTGAACCCCCATAAGCTTGGGTATAGGCATGATAAGGGAGATTTTCGCTCCCGCAAATAATTTAGGAAATATCCCAATCATATTGATTTTATTAATTATTTACAGAGAAATAGAAAGCAAGGTAAGTATCTGGCAAGGTCATTTTTCAGGCAAAAAAAAGCCAGCACGTAGGCTGGCTAAAATAATACTGGAAGCAATGTGAGCAATGTCGTGCTCTCCTTCAGTGCCTGCGATAAGTCACTGCTGAAGTGCGAAAATGATGATAATAGTTATCAGTATCATCTGTAAAGCACTTTGTTGAGAATTTTTCTCATTTCCATACTGACTATGGGGTTCCTGCCCGCATCATCGCTGTCGATTGCAGACTTAATGCCCCGTGGGGTTGAACAGTCTATGACTGTAAAAATCTGGGATCGCCTCAATCAGACGTAGCTGGTTCAGTGCTGGATGCAACGGATTAACCAGCGCATTACGCATGCTGCCAAATGGCTTAACTGTGCTGGTCGGTACCCAAATCACCAGCGATTGCCCAGCGTTCAAGCAGCGCGACCCCAGCGCCTGCACGTCCGGCATAAACGGGTAGCGGTGCCAGTCCTCGGGCAGCATGTCCAGCGTAATGGATTCTTGCGGGACGTCATCCGGCAGCTCATACACGCCCAGACGATAGCTGGCGGGCAGCAACTGCGGCGAAGGCAAATAATTGCCCATTTCCAGCATCGCGACGGCGGGCGTTTCACTGAAATACAACACCGGCGTATTCGGCTGATTGAAACGCGCGCCGTGCAGGAAACTCACGCCCGTTTGTCCTGAAAATGCTTCGAGCCAGACCGCTTTGGTAATGCGGTAAAGCCTCATATAAATTCGCCGTACTCAATACGACTCAGCGCGTTATCAACCAGTTGACGCCCTTTGTGCGTATCCAGCATTTCTGCCGGCGTTTTTCCGCCAAAGGCAGGAATACCGCTCTCCATCCACAGCTGCGCCTTCGCTTCATCTTCAAACGTCGTCATGGCTTTTAACCACAGGCGAAACGTCTCCAGCGCAGCCTCCCCCTGCTCCAGCGTTAAATGTTTACGGCGGAACAAACGGGAGATGTTCGACGGATCGACGGACAGCGCCGAGCCAATCAGCTTACGGCTTAATCCGCTGGCATCCGCACCACGTTTCAGCATTGCGCCGGAAATCCCGCCGCGTACGACATTAACGAACATCAACGGGTCATGAAAAACGCCGTCAGGCAATTCAGCTTCGCGAGCAAAATTTTCAACTTTAAGGCTTATCTCGGCATTCATCGTTATCTCCTCGTCATTATGACTTAACTATAGCATTCGTTATGACGTTTTCAATTAGCCATCCCGCCACTCAAACGGTTGGAAAGTCGCCAGACGCACACAACAAGAGTGGGGAGGATGCCAAGAGTGCGATACACTCTCTCTAACCGTATTGACTGAAAAATCCCGTATGTTCGGAAAAACCTGTTTCGCACTGGCACTCACCTGGCTGGCTTTACCCGCACTGGCCGCACCGCAACCCGTGCTAACGCCACCTGCTCCGCTGGAAAACATCCACCAGAGCGGTTTTGTCTATTGCGTCAATGATGTCCTGAACACGTTTAACCCGCAAATGGCGCGCAGTGGCGTCACGATCGATACGCTGGCAGCGCAACTTTATGACCGCCTGCTGGACGTCGATCCTTATACTTATCGGTTGATGCCAGAACTGGCCCAGCGCTGGGAAGTATTGGACAACGGCTCGACGTACCGTTTCTATTTGCGTCACGACGTCCCGTTCCAGAAAACGTCTTGGTTCAGCCCGACTCGTAATATGAATGCCGACGATGTGATATTCAGTTTTCAGCGCATGTTGGATAAAAAACACCCGTATCATGATGTCAACGGCGGTGAATACCCCTATTTCGACAGCCTGCAATTCGCCGATTCGGTGCAAAGTATTCGCAAATTGGGCGAGTACAGTATTGAAATCCGCCTGAACAGCTCGGATGCGTCGTTTCTGTGGCATCTGGCAACGCACTACGCGCCAATTCTGTCCGCCGAATATGCCCAACGGCTGGCGAAAGAAGATAAGAAAGAGCTGCTGGATCGCGAACCCGTCGGCACAGGGCCTTATCTGCTCAGTGAATACCGCACCGGACAATATATCCGTCTGACGCGCAACGTCGACTACTGGCGCGGCGAGCCACGCATGCCGCAGGTCGTTATCGATCTTGGCTCTGGCGGCACAGGCCGTTTATCCAAGCTGTTGACGGGCGAATGCGATGTCCTCGCTTACCCTGCCGCCAGCCAATTGGCCATCCTGCGTAACGATCCGCGTCTGCGCCTCTCGCTACGTCCCGGTATGAATGTCGCCTATTTGGCGTTCAACGTGCGAAAAGCGCCGTTAGATGACCGCCGCGTGCGGGAAGCCATCGCGCTGGCGATCAACAACGATAGGTTGATGCAGTCAATTTATTACGGCACGGCGGAAACGGCGGCCTCTATTCTGCCTCGCGCGTCGTGGGCGTACGACAATGAATCGCAAATTACGGAATATAATCCGCAGAAAGCACGACAAATCTTGCAGGACCTGAGGCTGACTAACCTCAACCTGCGCCTGTGGGTGCCGAGCGCGTCACAATCCTACAACCCTAGCCCGCTTAAAACGGCAGAGCTGATACAGGCCGATCTGGCACAGGTTGGCATCACCGTTACCATCGTTCCAGTGGAAGGCCGCTTTCAGGAAGCGCGGTTAATGGAACTCAGCCACGATTTAACGCTGGCGGGCTGGGCAACAGACAGTAATGACCCGGACAGCTTTTTCCGCCCTTTGCTAAGCTGTGCAGCGATTCGTTCCCAGAGTAACTACGCTCACTGGTGCGATCCCACCTTTGATGAAGTGCTGCAAAACGCGCTTTCATCACAGCAGCTCTCTAAGCGGATTGACTATTATCAGCAGGCGCAGCGTATTCTGGCAGAACAGTTACCCGTTCTACCGCTGGCGTCGTCACTGCGGCTGCTCGCCTACCGCTATGATATGAAAGGACTGGTATTGAGCCCGTTCGGTAATGCCTCGTTTGCGGGCGTATACCGTGAGGAGCAGCAAGCGCAGCAGAAGCCCTCTGCACCGGAAACCGTGGAGGAAGCACAGCCGTGATTATTTTTACCTTGCGACGTCTGGTGTTACTGATCGTCACCTTGTCACTGCTAACGTTGGTTGGCTTTAGCCTCAGCTACTACACACCTAACGCCCCGCTCAATGGCGCTGCGCTGTTTGATGCCTACCATTTCTATCTCTCTAGCCTGCTCCAGGGCGATTTCGGTCGTTCCAGTATTAACGGACAGGCCATCAGCGAGCTGCTGAAAGAAGTGTTCCCAGCCACGATTGAGCTTTGTCTGCTGGCGTTTGCGCTCTCGCTGCTGGTCGGCATTCCGCTAGGCATTACCGCCGGCGTAATGCAGAACCGCGGGGCGGACATCGTGATCAGCACGCTGGCGCTGATCGGTTTTTCCCTGCCGGTGTTCTGGCTGGCACTGCTGTTGACACTCTTCTTCTCGCTGCATCTCGGCTGGCTACCGGTTTCAGGCCGTTTCGATCTGCTCTATCAGGTGAAAACCGTGACTGGCTTTGCGCTGATTGATGCCTGGCTGTCCGATTCCCCCCATCGCGGAGAAATGATCGTCAGCGCCATACGCCATCTGATTCTGCCGATTACCGTGCTGGCCGTCGGGCCGACCACCGAAGTGATCCGTCTGATGCGCGTCAGCACCACGGAAATTATCAGTAAAAACTACATTAAAGCAGCGGCAACCCGTGGGCTATCACGCTTCACCATCATTCGTCGCCACCTGATTCACAACGCACTGCCGCCGATTATCCCCAAGCTGGGGTTACAATTTTCCACTATGCTGACGCTGACAATGATTACCGAAGTGGTCTTTAACTGGCCGGGCATCGGCCGCTGGCTGGTGAACGCCATTCGCCAGCAGGATTTCGCCGCGATCTCTGCGGGCGTCATGGTGGTCGGCGCGATGGTTATCACCGTCAATATCCTGTCTGACATCTGGGGCGCTATGGCAAATCCGTTGAAACATAAGGAATGGTATGCCCTACGATAACGTCTATAGCGAAAAGCGGCTGCCAAGCCGGCTGGGCGATACCTGGCGGGCATTCCATCAGGATATGCTGGCGATGATCGGCCTATATGGCTTTTTGATCCTGATCGGACTGTGTCTGTTCGGCAAGTTTCTCGCGCCTTATGAAGTGGATCAGCAATTCTTGGGCTATCAACTGCTGCCCCCTTCCTGGTCGCATTACGGCGAAGTGTCGTTCTTTCTCGGTACCGACGATTTAGGTCGCGACCAGCTAAGCCGCTTATTGAGCGGTGCCGCCCCCACCGTCGGCGCATCGCTCATCGTCACCTACGCGGCGGCGCTGTGCGGTATCGTACTGGGCGTCTTTGCGGGCGTCACGCGCGGGCTACGTTCGGCGATGCTCAACCATATTCTGGACACCCTGCTGTCGATTCCGTCGCTGTTGCTGGCGATTGTGGTGATTGCTTTTATCGGCCCGAAGCTTGAGCACGCGATGCTCGCCGTCTGGCTGGCGCTGTTGCCGCGTATGGTGCGCACCATCTACAACGCCGTACACGATGAAATGGATAAAGAGTACGTGATCGCCGCCCGTCTTGACGGAGCGTCCACGTTTTATCTTGTCTGGTACGTTGTCTTACCGAATATTGCCGCACTGCTGGTTTCCGAATTTACCCGCGCGCTGTCGATCGCCATTCTGGATATCGCCGCGCTAGGCTTTCTCGATTTGGGCGCACAGTTGCCCACCACCGAATGGGGTGCCTTACTCGGCAACTCGCTGGAACTGGTTTATGCCGCGCCGTGGACCGTGATGTTGCCCGGTGCGGCTATCGCACTGAGCGTGTTAATCGTTAACCTGCTGGGCGACGGCCTCCGCCGCGCGCTCGTCGCGGAAACGGAATAAGAGGCGACGAATTCCTATGCCATTACTTGATATCCGTAACCTGACGATTGAATTTCTGACCGCCGACGGTGCCGTAAAAGCCGTCGATCGCGTCAGTATGACGCTGAGCGAAGGTGAAATTCGCGGGCTAGTGGGCGAATCTGGTTCAGGCAAAAGCCTGATCGCTAAAGCCATCTGCGGGATCACCAAAGAAAACTGGCGCGTGACTGCTGACCGCTTCCGCTTCGATGATATCGACCTGCTGCAACTGTCGGCGCGCGAACGGCGTAAACTGGTCGGCCATAACGTCTCCATGATTTTTCAGGAACCGCAATCCTGTCTCGATCCGTCAGAGAGCATTGGTCGACAATTGGTGCAGGCGATCCCCGGCT is a window of Pectobacterium punjabense DNA encoding:
- the sapA gene encoding ABC transporter substrate-binding protein SapA, whose protein sequence is MFGKTCFALALTWLALPALAAPQPVLTPPAPLENIHQSGFVYCVNDVLNTFNPQMARSGVTIDTLAAQLYDRLLDVDPYTYRLMPELAQRWEVLDNGSTYRFYLRHDVPFQKTSWFSPTRNMNADDVIFSFQRMLDKKHPYHDVNGGEYPYFDSLQFADSVQSIRKLGEYSIEIRLNSSDASFLWHLATHYAPILSAEYAQRLAKEDKKELLDREPVGTGPYLLSEYRTGQYIRLTRNVDYWRGEPRMPQVVIDLGSGGTGRLSKLLTGECDVLAYPAASQLAILRNDPRLRLSLRPGMNVAYLAFNVRKAPLDDRRVREAIALAINNDRLMQSIYYGTAETAASILPRASWAYDNESQITEYNPQKARQILQDLRLTNLNLRLWVPSASQSYNPSPLKTAELIQADLAQVGITVTIVPVEGRFQEARLMELSHDLTLAGWATDSNDPDSFFRPLLSCAAIRSQSNYAHWCDPTFDEVLQNALSSQQLSKRIDYYQQAQRILAEQLPVLPLASSLRLLAYRYDMKGLVLSPFGNASFAGVYREEQQAQQKPSAPETVEEAQP
- a CDS encoding antitoxin Xre/MbcA/ParS toxin-binding domain-containing protein, encoding MNAEISLKVENFAREAELPDGVFHDPLMFVNVVRGGISGAMLKRGADASGLSRKLIGSALSVDPSNISRLFRRKHLTLEQGEAALETFRLWLKAMTTFEDEAKAQLWMESGIPAFGGKTPAEMLDTHKGRQLVDNALSRIEYGEFI
- the sapC gene encoding putrescine export ABC transporter permease SapC, which gives rise to MPYDNVYSEKRLPSRLGDTWRAFHQDMLAMIGLYGFLILIGLCLFGKFLAPYEVDQQFLGYQLLPPSWSHYGEVSFFLGTDDLGRDQLSRLLSGAAPTVGASLIVTYAAALCGIVLGVFAGVTRGLRSAMLNHILDTLLSIPSLLLAIVVIAFIGPKLEHAMLAVWLALLPRMVRTIYNAVHDEMDKEYVIAARLDGASTFYLVWYVVLPNIAALLVSEFTRALSIAILDIAALGFLDLGAQLPTTEWGALLGNSLELVYAAPWTVMLPGAAIALSVLIVNLLGDGLRRALVAETE
- the sapB gene encoding putrescine export ABC transporter permease SapB; translated protein: MIIFTLRRLVLLIVTLSLLTLVGFSLSYYTPNAPLNGAALFDAYHFYLSSLLQGDFGRSSINGQAISELLKEVFPATIELCLLAFALSLLVGIPLGITAGVMQNRGADIVISTLALIGFSLPVFWLALLLTLFFSLHLGWLPVSGRFDLLYQVKTVTGFALIDAWLSDSPHRGEMIVSAIRHLILPITVLAVGPTTEVIRLMRVSTTEIISKNYIKAAATRGLSRFTIIRRHLIHNALPPIIPKLGLQFSTMLTLTMITEVVFNWPGIGRWLVNAIRQQDFAAISAGVMVVGAMVITVNILSDIWGAMANPLKHKEWYALR
- a CDS encoding RES family NAD+ phosphorylase, with the protein product MRLYRITKAVWLEAFSGQTGVSFLHGARFNQPNTPVLYFSETPAVAMLEMGNYLPSPQLLPASYRLGVYELPDDVPQESITLDMLPEDWHRYPFMPDVQALGSRCLNAGQSLVIWVPTSTVKPFGSMRNALVNPLHPALNQLRLIEAIPDFYSHRLFNPTGH